Within Pseudomonadota bacterium, the genomic segment CGATGAAGACGTGGTTGGCGCAGAGATCGCCGTGCACGAAGGTACGGTCGAAGGGCGCCAAACGCGCGATGAAATCGTCGGCCTGCTGGACAAGGTGGTGTGGCAATGAACTCGCTTGCAAAGCCGATGTCATGTCGATGGGTAGCCAATCATCGTGCACAGCAACACCTTGCGGCGACAGCCGGTGCAGACACCGAACCTGCTCCCCCAACCGCATGGCAATGGCGCGTCTTTCTCGGAGCGTCAGCTCCACGTCACACGACGCACTTCCGGCCACGCGCGATGTGATCAGGTATGGCCATGGCTCGTCTGGGTCCTCAAACAGCCTACCATCGCCCAAAAGCGCCGGTGCGCTGACTTCAGGAACGGCGGCAAGCGCCATGTGTGCCGCGCGCTCGTTCGCGTGGCTTTGCGCTGCGCTATGCAGAAAACCAAAGAACTTTACGACGACATCGTCACATAGAAATGTTGGATATGTAGCATTGAACCCGGCGACCATCGCGGCATGACAATTGTCGAGGTCATGCCGTCGAAGGGCTTCTGCGACCCACGATGACCAATAGTCAACATTGCCGAGGTTGGCGTGATATTCACGATCAGAGGCGAACATTG encodes:
- a CDS encoding phosphotransferase; the protein is MCKISRPMFASDREYHANLGNVDYWSSWVAEALRRHDLDNCHAAMVAGFNATYPTFLCDDVVVKFFGFLHSAAQSHANERAAHMALAAVPEVSAPALLGDGRLFEDPDEPWPYLITSRVAGSASCDVELTLRERRAIAMRLGEQVRCLHRLSPQGVAVHDDWLPIDMTSALQASSLPHHLVQQADDFIARLAPFDRTFVHGDLCANHVFIDDGRVAGIIDWGDALVTDRHYELIQLYRDMFDCDKALFRVFLDASDWPVTPHFPHQTLGLALYRQAIGLAQHRTMDVFEPIAARYPFRDIATLDELALALFRV